Within Desulfolithobacter dissulfuricans, the genomic segment GGCAGCCTTGCCGCCGATTCCGGCATCCACCTCGTCGAAGACGACCGTCTCCACCTGATCCCGCCGGGCAAGCAGACATTTCATGGCCAGCATCAACCGGGACAGCTCACCGCCGGACACCACCTTGACCAGCGGCTTGGGTTCCTCACCGGGATTGGCGGAAAAAAGAAAGGTGACCTGGTCCTGACCGGTGGCCTGGATATTTTCGGCATCACTTTCCACCGCAGCGCTGAACAGTGCCTGGGGGAAACTCAGGGAAGAAAGCTCCCGCTCCATGGCCTTTTTCAAACTGGCCGCTGCCTTCTGCCGTTTCCTGGTCAGCTGCGCTGCCCTGGATCGCAGCTCAGAGGACAAAACCTCCAGCTCCTTTTCCAGCCGCGCAAGCTCCTGCTCCATGCTGTCCAGGGTCTGCAGCTCCTCCTCGGCCCGGACCGCGAACTCCAACACCTCTTCCAGGGTCGGCCCGTACTTGCGCTGCAGAGTCTTCAGGGCAGCCAGCCGACCGTTGATCTCCTCCAGCCGACCCGGATCCATGGGAATAGTGTCCCGGTAATCCCGCAGGGCCGATTCCAGGTCCTTGACCTCGTAACAGGCCGTGGTGATCCGCTCACTGAGCTCCCGGGCACTCTCGTCCAGCGAGGCCACCTGCTCCATGTTCTTTCGAATTTCGGCCAGGTGCTCGATCAGCCGCCCGTGCAGCAGCTCATGGCTTTTGGCCGCCAGGGTCGCCAGGGTGGTGGAGGACTTGAGCCGGTCCCGTTCCAGGGACAGCTCTTCATCCTCGCCCGGAGTCGGGTCCACTTCCTGGATCTCCCGCAGTTGAAAGGCGAGGAAATCCCGCCGCTGCTCCTTGTCCTGCTCTTTTTCCTGCAGGATCCGGAGACTGCGGGCCAGCTGCTGCCAGCGCGCATACAGGGAGGCAAATTCCTGCCGCTCCGGCCAGAGTTCACCAAAACTGTCGAGAAAATCCAGGTGCCGCCGGCTGCTGAGTAGTTCCTGATGATCGTGCTGACTGGCAATGGAGACCAGGTTGGTGGCCAGCCGACCGGCCAGCTTGGCAGTAACCAGGTGATCATTGACATACACCCTGCTGCGGCCGGTCCGGCTGAGTATCCGACGAATAATGCACTCACCGTCGTTTTCCAGCCCATGCTTCCGCAACAGTTCCAGGCTTTCCTGCTGCTCGGATCCCAGGAGAAAGCAGGCCTCGATAACCGCCCGGTCGCAGTTGCTCCGGATCCAGGTCGCACTTCCACGGCCGCCGGTGAGCAGATGCAGGGCCTGGAGGATGATGGACTTACCCGCCCCGGTCTCACCGGTGAAAACAATAAGCCCTGTGTCCTGGCCACTGAAATCCAGGTGCAGCGAATCGATCAGGGCGAGATTTTCTATGTGCAGTTCCTGCAGCATTTGTCTTTCCAGGGTCGACGTTGAAATGATGCCAGGGCATCTGAAAATCACGTTGTGGATTCATGCCGTAGGGGCAGGCCCCCGTGCCTGCCCCTACGGATACGACACAACAGCCCCCCTTCCTCAGGACGATCTCCAACCCAAAAAAACCTCGTGACATCCGCTCCTGCGGTGTCATGCGCATGCCCAAAGGGCCGACGGAGAGGCAAAAATCCTGTCCCCGCTCCCGCGGGGGTGACGCCAAAACCCGAGCAGGGGCGAACCACCCGGGTGAGTTGCAACCCCGGAACCATCCTGCCAGCTCCCAGGTTAGAGTGGGCACCGCAGGAGCGGTGACCGTGGTGATGAATCGTTCACCGCGGAGCGGAGGAACGAGGGGTTCTGCATGTACCGGGCGCTTTCCAGCTCCGTGGCACAAAAGCGATGGTATCCACTGAAGGGATCACATCGCAGGAACCAGCCCGTGAACGTGCTCGTGAACGTTAACGTACCCGTGCACGTACACGTACACGAATTCCTTTATTCTCTCTCGTTCACGTGTACGAGCACGGGCACGTGGACGGTCACGGACGCAAACCGGATACCCGAACCAGCCGCTCGTCTTCCCCCAAGACCTCGTGACATCCGCTCCTGCGGTGTCACGCGCATGCCCAAAGGGCCGACGGAGAGGCAAAAATCCTGTCC encodes:
- the recN gene encoding DNA repair protein RecN, translating into MLQELHIENLALIDSLHLDFSGQDTGLIVFTGETGAGKSIILQALHLLTGGRGSATWIRSNCDRAVIEACFLLGSEQQESLELLRKHGLENDGECIIRRILSRTGRSRVYVNDHLVTAKLAGRLATNLVSIASQHDHQELLSSRRHLDFLDSFGELWPERQEFASLYARWQQLARSLRILQEKEQDKEQRRDFLAFQLREIQEVDPTPGEDEELSLERDRLKSSTTLATLAAKSHELLHGRLIEHLAEIRKNMEQVASLDESARELSERITTACYEVKDLESALRDYRDTIPMDPGRLEEINGRLAALKTLQRKYGPTLEEVLEFAVRAEEELQTLDSMEQELARLEKELEVLSSELRSRAAQLTRKRQKAAASLKKAMERELSSLSFPQALFSAAVESDAENIQATGQDQVTFLFSANPGEEPKPLVKVVSGGELSRLMLAMKCLLARRDQVETVVFDEVDAGIGGKAAEAVAGKISELAGHHQVFCITHLPQIAAYATAHYLVEKQVLEGRTSTSIRMLDGDSRVLELARMLGGNSLTDQTMAFARDLIERAG